A region from the Pseudomonas sp. P8_229 genome encodes:
- a CDS encoding HpcH/HpaI aldolase/citrate lyase family protein yields MQSDRLSRKTPPAISYLFVPGNRPERFSKAVEAGPDAIILDLEDAVHPDSKAAARAAIRAWQESTPKVACERYIRLNSVNSTLFRQDLAWLGDMRHPERCDGIFLPKAECPETLARVVEHLLEWQPRLQIVAIIETAKGLQQVESIAAIAGLARLAFGSLDFSLDIDCSQTPEAFLFARNRIVLASRTADLPSPIDGVTPAISDLAVVAQDSHYARSLGFGAKLCIHPAQLVSVQRAFLPDSRQLAWAGRVMRAVATGSHAVQVDGEMVDLPLIEHAQRLLDVASQYAPAPRADAC; encoded by the coding sequence ATGCAATCCGATCGACTCAGCCGCAAAACCCCACCCGCGATCAGCTACCTGTTCGTGCCGGGCAACCGCCCCGAGCGGTTTTCCAAAGCCGTGGAGGCTGGCCCGGACGCGATCATTCTCGACCTTGAGGATGCCGTTCACCCCGACAGCAAAGCCGCCGCTCGCGCCGCCATCCGCGCGTGGCAGGAGAGCACGCCGAAGGTCGCCTGCGAGCGTTACATTCGCCTGAACAGCGTCAACAGCACGCTGTTTCGCCAGGACCTGGCCTGGCTCGGCGACATGCGCCATCCCGAACGATGCGACGGAATATTCCTGCCCAAGGCCGAATGCCCCGAAACCCTGGCGCGGGTGGTTGAACACCTGCTGGAGTGGCAGCCACGACTGCAGATCGTGGCGATCATCGAGACCGCCAAAGGCCTGCAGCAGGTCGAGTCGATTGCCGCTATTGCGGGCCTGGCGCGGCTGGCGTTCGGTTCGCTGGATTTCTCGCTGGATATCGACTGCAGCCAGACTCCCGAAGCGTTTCTGTTTGCCCGCAACCGCATTGTGCTGGCTTCGCGGACAGCGGATTTGCCGTCACCGATCGACGGCGTTACTCCGGCCATCAGCGACCTGGCGGTGGTCGCTCAAGACTCGCACTACGCACGCTCGCTGGGCTTCGGCGCCAAGCTGTGCATCCATCCTGCGCAACTGGTGTCGGTACAACGCGCCTTCCTGCCGGACTCGCGTCAACTGGCCTGGGCTGGCCGGGTGATGAGGGCGGTCGCCACGGGCAGCCACGCTGTGCAAGTGGATGGCGAGATGGTCGACTTGCCGCTGATCGAACACGCCCAGCGGCTGCTCGATGTGGCCAGCCAATACGCGCCGGCTCCCCGCGCCGACGCCTGCTGA
- a CDS encoding Y4yA family PLP-dependent enzyme translates to MPTTNAAPVEQQNNVHQPGLLNPLIDPLISTFINDFPSKLENLVKRHGSPLNLVWPHAFELNTQALLAVLKQYNVAHALFYGAKANKSQSLLAAAANLGIGVDVSSIHELHAARRAGTPAGRICATGPAKTTEFHQALVSAGSLICVDSLEEFDHLASVIASQPTPIKARVLLRYRPKSSLKSRFGMGTEDLLECLQRLTGQPALFHFEGFHFHLGGYGYESRAQAFREVTGFVEAAREMGLHPQMIDIGGGLPIRYVEPQAYARFLQNDNNPGNYYNHKVPTAYYPYGGDLTAPQWLALLLEAEHSQGLSIANYLKLHNITLALEPGRSLVDQAAISIFRVTRSKQLADNKTVLFVEGSSFSACETWFASEYLVDPILISTQELPDTPTQAYIAGHSCLDDDVITHRLINFATAPKAGDLLIYVNTAGYQMDLLENEFHRHPLPRRLTATCCTEGNYVFSPDY, encoded by the coding sequence ATGCCTACAACAAATGCAGCACCTGTTGAACAGCAAAACAACGTTCATCAACCGGGACTGTTAAATCCGCTGATTGATCCTCTTATCTCCACATTTATCAATGATTTCCCGAGCAAGCTTGAAAACCTGGTTAAACGACACGGTTCGCCGTTGAACCTGGTCTGGCCCCACGCCTTTGAATTGAATACACAAGCGTTGTTGGCCGTATTGAAGCAATACAACGTGGCTCATGCGCTCTTCTACGGAGCCAAGGCCAACAAGTCTCAGAGCCTGCTCGCTGCTGCGGCAAATTTGGGCATCGGCGTCGATGTATCGAGCATCCACGAGTTGCACGCCGCACGGCGGGCCGGTACACCGGCAGGCAGAATCTGCGCCACGGGACCGGCCAAAACCACTGAATTTCACCAGGCACTGGTGAGCGCCGGCTCGTTGATTTGCGTGGACTCGCTGGAAGAATTCGACCACCTGGCCAGCGTGATTGCCTCACAGCCAACGCCGATAAAGGCCCGAGTTTTACTGCGTTACAGGCCGAAAAGCAGTCTGAAAAGCCGATTTGGAATGGGCACCGAGGACTTGCTTGAATGCCTGCAACGTCTGACCGGGCAGCCGGCGCTTTTTCACTTCGAAGGTTTCCACTTCCATCTCGGTGGCTATGGATACGAATCCCGCGCACAAGCCTTTCGTGAGGTGACCGGGTTCGTCGAAGCGGCCAGAGAAATGGGCCTGCATCCGCAGATGATCGACATCGGCGGGGGCTTGCCGATCCGCTATGTCGAGCCTCAGGCCTATGCCCGGTTCCTGCAGAACGACAACAATCCCGGCAATTATTACAACCACAAAGTTCCGACCGCTTATTATCCCTACGGCGGTGACCTGACAGCCCCACAATGGTTGGCATTATTGCTCGAGGCCGAGCATTCACAAGGCTTGTCGATCGCCAATTACTTGAAACTTCACAATATAACCCTGGCACTCGAGCCCGGCCGAAGCCTCGTCGATCAAGCGGCCATTTCAATATTCCGCGTGACCCGAAGCAAACAGCTCGCCGACAACAAAACCGTTCTGTTTGTCGAGGGCAGCAGTTTCAGCGCCTGTGAAACATGGTTCGCCTCTGAATACCTGGTCGATCCAATACTGATCAGTACCCAAGAACTACCCGACACACCCACCCAAGCCTATATCGCTGGCCATAGTTGTCTGGACGATGACGTAATAACTCATCGCCTGATCAACTTTGCCACCGCACCCAAGGCCGGCGACTTATTGATCTACGTCAATACTGCCGGTTATCAGATGGACCTGCTGGAGAACGAGTTTCATCGCCACCCCCTGCCCCGGCGGTTGACGGCGACCTGCTGTACGGAAGGTAACTATGTGTTTTCACCTGACTACTAA
- a CDS encoding TonB-dependent siderophore receptor has protein sequence MPVVSRPSGERVLTLAVRTAMLNFVLVAGSANAWAAGPEQQDVAADKTSNATPVTLADDSTDALTLDTTNINARYNGATALPETLAGGQVARGARLGMMGNKDVMDTPFSVTSYTAKTLADLQTVTVADALERDPSVRSTGQTGGIVDSFYIRGFPVGEGNLGELAFDGVYGVAPNYRVFTEYAERVEVLKGPGALMYGISPNSGVGGVINIVPKRPLDEDLTRVTTTYASDSQVGGHLDLSRRFGSENQFGVRFNGNLQGGDTAIDDQHRDLGIGAIALDYRGERLRLNLDYISQKESWEGASRPFTIAPGVDVPSAPNGRTNLSQDWGWSDTKEQSALLGGEYDLSDTVTVFAHAGGGKSDVKRMSDQVPRILNEAGDTSNIPGYYKFNVDRSTADVGIRGVFATGPITHTTTLMATQYQDELSRGINNGTEIRSNIYHPIDVPKQYISSPKVLRVSESDLSGVAFTDTLSMLDDRFQLTLGVRRQDIESRNYNASGSVSSKYNDSATTPLVGVVVKPWEDVSLYYNYVEGLSKGDIAPGTAANAGETFAPYESKQHELGVKYEHGTFMTTLALFQIEKPSGEVGTDNVFSVQAEQRNRGIELSMFGEVATGTRLMGGVTVLDGKLTDSATAANKGNKPVGVPDVQANLWAEWDTPWLEGFTLTGGAIYTDSQYVNQANTQELDSWTRFDAGARYATKIEGRPTTFRATVQNVFDREYWSGVASYGAFSPGYPRTLQLSATVDF, from the coding sequence ATGCCTGTTGTCAGTCGTCCTAGCGGTGAGCGAGTGCTAACACTCGCCGTGCGTACCGCCATGTTGAATTTCGTTCTGGTCGCAGGTAGCGCCAACGCCTGGGCCGCCGGCCCCGAGCAACAAGACGTTGCCGCCGATAAAACCTCGAACGCTACGCCAGTCACCCTGGCCGACGACAGCACCGACGCGCTGACCCTCGACACCACCAACATCAACGCCCGTTACAACGGCGCCACGGCGTTGCCGGAAACCCTCGCCGGTGGCCAGGTTGCACGGGGCGCGCGGCTGGGCATGATGGGCAACAAAGACGTGATGGACACGCCGTTCAGCGTCACCAGTTACACCGCCAAAACCCTCGCTGATCTGCAAACCGTCACCGTCGCCGACGCGCTGGAGCGTGATCCCTCGGTGCGCTCCACCGGCCAGACGGGCGGCATCGTCGACTCGTTTTACATCCGTGGCTTCCCGGTTGGCGAAGGCAACCTGGGAGAGTTGGCGTTCGATGGCGTGTACGGCGTCGCGCCTAATTACCGGGTGTTCACCGAGTACGCCGAGCGTGTCGAAGTGCTCAAGGGGCCGGGCGCATTGATGTACGGCATCTCGCCGAACAGTGGCGTAGGCGGGGTGATCAACATCGTTCCCAAGCGTCCGCTGGACGAAGACCTGACACGGGTCACTACCACCTACGCCTCGGATTCCCAGGTCGGTGGTCATCTGGACCTCAGCCGTCGTTTCGGCTCGGAAAACCAGTTCGGTGTGCGCTTCAACGGTAACCTGCAGGGCGGCGACACGGCCATCGACGATCAGCACCGAGACCTGGGGATCGGTGCAATCGCCCTGGATTATCGCGGTGAGCGCTTGCGCCTGAACCTGGACTACATCAGCCAGAAAGAAAGCTGGGAGGGCGCCTCGCGACCTTTCACCATCGCGCCGGGCGTCGATGTACCGTCCGCGCCGAATGGCCGCACCAACCTGTCGCAGGACTGGGGCTGGTCGGACACCAAAGAGCAGTCGGCGTTGCTCGGCGGTGAATATGACCTGAGCGATACGGTCACCGTGTTTGCCCATGCCGGTGGCGGCAAGTCGGACGTCAAGCGCATGTCCGACCAGGTGCCGCGCATCCTCAATGAGGCAGGGGACACCAGCAACATTCCGGGCTACTACAAATTCAACGTCGACCGTTCCACCGCCGATGTCGGCATCCGTGGCGTGTTCGCCACCGGGCCGATCACCCATACGACCACATTGATGGCGACCCAGTACCAGGATGAGTTGTCCCGCGGCATCAACAACGGCACGGAAATCCGTTCGAACATCTATCACCCGATCGATGTACCCAAGCAATACATCAGCTCACCGAAAGTGCTGCGGGTTTCCGAATCGGATCTGTCCGGCGTTGCGTTCACCGACACGCTGTCGATGCTCGACGACCGTTTCCAGTTGACGCTCGGCGTGCGCCGTCAAGACATCGAGTCGCGCAACTACAACGCTTCGGGCTCCGTCAGTTCGAAGTACAACGACAGCGCGACGACACCGCTGGTGGGTGTCGTGGTCAAGCCCTGGGAAGACGTTTCCCTCTACTACAACTATGTCGAAGGCTTGAGCAAAGGCGACATTGCCCCCGGCACAGCGGCCAACGCCGGCGAGACATTCGCACCTTACGAATCGAAACAGCATGAACTCGGCGTGAAGTACGAGCACGGCACGTTCATGACCACCCTGGCGTTGTTCCAGATAGAGAAGCCAAGCGGAGAAGTCGGCACTGACAACGTGTTCTCGGTGCAGGCCGAACAACGCAATCGGGGGATCGAATTGAGCATGTTCGGCGAAGTGGCGACGGGCACGCGCTTGATGGGCGGCGTGACGGTGCTCGATGGCAAGTTGACCGATTCAGCGACAGCGGCCAACAAAGGTAACAAGCCTGTCGGTGTGCCAGATGTGCAGGCCAATCTGTGGGCTGAATGGGACACGCCATGGCTGGAGGGTTTCACCCTGACGGGCGGCGCCATTTATACCGACAGTCAGTACGTCAACCAAGCCAATACCCAGGAACTGGATTCCTGGACCCGTTTCGATGCCGGCGCACGCTACGCAACGAAAATCGAAGGCCGGCCGACGACCTTCCGCGCCACGGTGCAGAACGTGTTTGATCGTGAGTACTGGTCGGGCGTTGCTTCTTACGGCGCGTTCTCGCCGGGTTATCCGCGCACCTTGCAGTTGTCGGCTACGGTCGATTTCTGA
- a CDS encoding ATP-binding protein — MFCVHLSEIPRTISFRTALLFLGLFGASFLALFGYIYWQTAFYLKTEADTALYRQVENRSAQPPELQLQEIRKHAVQDAEARLPHSLFDAQGKFIAGAIQELPPYSAFDKPQEFRWLKANGHHRPVRFIVHRQADGKILMVAQDVHDIREFDELLINALISGGVLLLVVGLCGAVVLGYSAHRRLDKVSRSIKGIIEGDLTGRLPIQGTNDDIDRLADVVNGMLDELERLMSEVKGVCDDIAHDLRTPLTRLIAGLERAQRRGLDEAQYAASINAALTEAKALLLTFKALLRISEIENSARRSHFATLDLNLICADAAELYEPLAEERGISLTLAESRLPAMIAGDAQLLFDAVCNLLDNAIKFCPDHSQVRLSVIADQESTGIQVADNGPGIAPAEREAVLRRLYRAESSRHTPGNGLGLSMVAAVARLHDMKLSVSDASPGCRIDLLGKTGANALA, encoded by the coding sequence ATGTTCTGCGTTCACCTGAGTGAAATTCCGCGCACCATCAGTTTTCGCACCGCGCTGCTGTTTCTCGGCCTGTTCGGCGCATCGTTCCTGGCCTTGTTCGGCTACATCTACTGGCAAACCGCGTTCTACCTGAAAACCGAAGCCGATACCGCGCTTTACCGCCAGGTGGAAAACCGCAGCGCGCAGCCCCCCGAGTTGCAGTTGCAGGAAATCCGCAAGCATGCCGTGCAGGATGCCGAAGCGCGCTTGCCGCATAGTCTGTTCGACGCGCAGGGCAAGTTCATCGCCGGTGCAATACAGGAACTGCCGCCCTACTCCGCTTTTGACAAGCCGCAAGAGTTTCGCTGGCTCAAGGCCAATGGTCACCACCGCCCTGTGCGGTTCATCGTGCACCGCCAGGCCGACGGCAAGATCCTGATGGTGGCCCAAGATGTTCATGACATCCGGGAGTTCGATGAACTGCTGATCAATGCGCTGATTTCCGGCGGTGTGCTGTTACTGGTCGTCGGTCTGTGCGGAGCGGTCGTCCTGGGTTATTCGGCCCACCGGCGTCTGGACAAAGTCAGTCGCTCGATCAAAGGCATCATCGAAGGCGATCTCACCGGGCGACTGCCCATTCAAGGGACCAACGACGATATCGACCGCCTTGCCGATGTGGTCAACGGCATGCTGGATGAACTGGAGCGCCTGATGAGCGAGGTCAAAGGCGTGTGCGACGACATTGCTCACGACTTGCGTACACCGCTGACCCGGCTGATCGCCGGGCTTGAACGCGCCCAGCGACGCGGGCTGGATGAAGCGCAATACGCCGCCAGCATCAATGCTGCGTTGACTGAAGCCAAGGCGCTGTTGCTGACGTTCAAGGCACTGTTGCGTATCTCTGAAATCGAAAACAGTGCACGCCGCAGCCACTTCGCGACGCTGGACCTGAACCTGATCTGCGCCGATGCCGCCGAGCTCTATGAGCCCTTGGCCGAAGAGCGCGGTATCAGCCTGACGCTTGCTGAAAGCCGACTTCCGGCGATGATTGCCGGCGACGCGCAGCTATTGTTCGATGCTGTCTGCAACTTGCTCGATAACGCCATCAAGTTCTGCCCGGATCACAGCCAGGTGCGCCTGAGCGTTATCGCTGATCAGGAGTCGACAGGCATTCAGGTAGCCGACAACGGCCCGGGCATTGCGCCGGCGGAACGTGAAGCGGTGTTGCGCCGGCTTTACCGGGCCGAATCGAGCCGTCATACACCGGGCAACGGTCTGGGGCTAAGCATGGTAGCGGCCGTTGCACGCCTGCATGATATGAAACTCAGCGTCAGCGATGCGTCTCCGGGCTGCCGGATTGATCTGCTCGGCAAGACCGGAGCAAACGCCCTCGCGTGA
- a CDS encoding ParB N-terminal domain-containing protein: MEHGYQIALRPLCEVLQSEQVDPANVTMLRESIVRAGHWLEPIIVERSQGIVMDGNHRFNAALQLGLKRVPCIQLDYADPRVCVRHWQTGQAFEVARIFSTIARGEIFPYKTTRHAFDPALPVVAIPLERLYD; the protein is encoded by the coding sequence ATGGAACACGGTTATCAGATTGCGTTGCGGCCGCTGTGTGAAGTGCTGCAGTCGGAGCAGGTCGACCCGGCCAACGTGACGATGCTGCGCGAGTCGATTGTCCGCGCCGGTCACTGGCTGGAGCCGATCATCGTCGAGCGTTCGCAAGGCATCGTCATGGACGGCAATCACCGCTTCAACGCGGCGTTGCAGTTGGGCCTCAAGCGCGTGCCGTGCATCCAGCTCGACTACGCCGATCCGCGAGTGTGTGTGCGGCATTGGCAGACCGGGCAAGCGTTCGAAGTGGCGCGGATTTTCAGCACCATCGCCCGGGGCGAGATCTTCCCGTACAAGACCACCCGGCACGCGTTTGACCCCGCGTTGCCGGTGGTCGCGATCCCGCTGGAACGCCTCTACGACTGA
- a CDS encoding fe2+ zn2+ uptake regulation protein — MLENPGFISTIKARPSQVTSHPLALEYDCSGNRHIREMLRVYGLRTSLFRLKVINALILAAQEGRLIGVHGVHAYIEASFSQLPIVSVREVLKRLAEVGVITAQTDRSYSFTPEAWDMLEPYLAQRDSNSQIPATASHRCLNSLATSAP; from the coding sequence ATGCTGGAAAACCCGGGATTTATCTCGACAATCAAGGCTCGCCCGAGTCAAGTCACGAGCCACCCACTTGCCCTCGAATATGATTGCAGCGGCAACCGCCATATCCGCGAGATGTTGCGGGTTTACGGACTGCGCACCAGCCTCTTTCGGCTGAAGGTGATCAATGCACTGATCCTCGCGGCACAAGAGGGACGCTTGATCGGCGTGCACGGTGTGCATGCTTATATAGAAGCGTCTTTTTCCCAGCTGCCGATCGTCAGTGTGCGCGAAGTACTCAAGCGTCTTGCCGAGGTGGGCGTCATCACCGCTCAAACGGACCGAAGTTACAGCTTTACTCCCGAGGCGTGGGACATGCTCGAGCCGTATCTCGCACAGCGCGACTCGAACAGTCAGATCCCGGCGACTGCGTCGCATCGCTGCCTCAATTCGCTTGCAACGTCAGCACCGTAA